Proteins from one Armatimonadota bacterium genomic window:
- a CDS encoding prepilin peptidase, which translates to MPRDVSIVYPGSRCPHCQAPIRAKDNVPVLSYLLLRGRCRSCGGRISARYPLVELLMAILTVAVWSAFTGPLPRLAGLGFAFLMVVITFIDLDHQLILNRITYPGIAAGLLLSAAQDRAVPALLAASGAGALIAAIVVLSRGGMGGGDIKLAALIGAFLGWPGVAVALFTGFMAGGVVGIGLLALRLRGRKDAIPFGPWLAVGALVALFWGDAIAAWYWP; encoded by the coding sequence ATGCCTCGGGATGTCTCAATCGTCTACCCGGGGTCGCGGTGTCCCCACTGCCAGGCACCGATCCGTGCAAAGGACAACGTGCCGGTCCTCAGTTACCTGCTGCTGCGCGGCCGCTGCCGGTCCTGCGGTGGCAGGATCTCCGCGCGGTACCCTCTCGTCGAACTCCTCATGGCCATCCTGACGGTGGCGGTTTGGAGCGCCTTCACCGGCCCTCTACCACGGCTGGCAGGCCTGGGGTTCGCGTTCCTGATGGTAGTGATCACGTTCATTGACCTGGACCATCAACTCATTCTCAACCGCATTACCTATCCGGGCATAGCCGCGGGCCTGCTGCTCTCGGCCGCCCAAGACAGGGCGGTGCCCGCGCTACTGGCTGCCTCCGGCGCTGGTGCGCTCATAGCCGCGATCGTCGTCCTGAGCCGGGGCGGGATGGGAGGCGGCGACATCAAGCTGGCAGCACTCATCGGCGCGTTCCTCGGATGGCCGGGCGTGGCGGTTGCCCTCTTCACGGGTTTCATGGCCGGGGGGGTAGTGGGTATCGGGCTGCTAGCGCTGCGCCTGCGGGGGCGCAAGGATGCCATACCGTTCGGGCCGTGGCTTGCGGTCGGGGCGCTGGTAGCCCTGTTCTGGGGGGATGCGATTGCGGCCTGGTACTGGCCGTAG
- a CDS encoding type II secretion system protein M produces MRGLSPRERMMLVLVLVAAMVTVFYLFVYTPAAARHASLLKERDARRTEVERLKTLVQTREAKEREYNALAERIRLIEAKLPPEREIPRLIRQLQGVASELGIKLALLRPGATQAGPAGEPAGAAPAPGKKPAAPAAPPRYQLFRLDLAFDGTYADLMAYLGRLEDFPRFIVMTQVALSPGELPRLKVTLAANTFILRREVGAQP; encoded by the coding sequence GTGAGAGGTCTGAGCCCGCGCGAGCGGATGATGCTGGTCCTCGTCCTGGTGGCCGCCATGGTCACGGTCTTCTACCTGTTTGTCTACACTCCGGCGGCGGCGCGCCATGCCAGCCTGCTCAAAGAGAGGGATGCCCGCCGCACCGAGGTAGAGCGGCTGAAGACCCTGGTCCAGACCCGCGAGGCCAAGGAGCGCGAGTACAACGCCCTGGCCGAGCGCATCCGTCTGATCGAGGCCAAGCTGCCGCCCGAGCGCGAGATTCCGCGCCTGATCCGCCAGCTCCAGGGCGTGGCGTCTGAACTGGGAATCAAGCTAGCTCTCCTGCGACCTGGGGCGACCCAGGCCGGACCGGCCGGTGAACCCGCGGGCGCCGCACCCGCGCCCGGGAAGAAGCCTGCCGCCCCGGCGGCACCGCCTCGCTACCAGCTCTTCCGGCTGGACCTGGCGTTTGACGGCACCTACGCCGACCTGATGGCCTACCTGGGCCGGCTGGAGGACTTCCCCAGGTTCATAGTGATGACGCAGGTAGCCCTCAGCCCTGGGGAGCTGCCTCGGCTCAAAGTTACCCTGGCGGCCAACACGTTCATCCTCCGCCGGGAGGTCGGAGCACAGCCGTAG
- a CDS encoding PilN domain-containing protein translates to MIRINLLPRVPRRRLPGRRFLEIGLPVAVAVVLVVAAVWMNQRNAGVAADVASANREIAELQPQVDHVLELDRRIKAMREKEAVIVDLLKQQLPAASILNEFRLLIPKDAWVTSLSVPEPSSLNIEGMAMTYYAVAQLMDNLGTGRLFREVDLTVVQLERIGTRDVVRFQVTARIDRPQATGGDRP, encoded by the coding sequence TTGATCCGCATCAACCTGCTGCCGCGCGTACCCCGTCGCCGACTGCCAGGACGGCGGTTTCTCGAGATCGGTCTGCCCGTGGCAGTGGCCGTGGTGCTGGTCGTGGCCGCGGTCTGGATGAACCAGCGCAACGCCGGGGTGGCGGCGGATGTGGCCTCGGCCAACAGGGAGATCGCCGAGCTCCAGCCGCAGGTGGATCACGTGCTCGAGCTCGACCGGCGGATCAAGGCGATGCGCGAGAAGGAAGCGGTCATAGTGGACCTGCTGAAGCAGCAGCTCCCGGCCGCCTCAATCCTGAACGAGTTTCGGCTCCTGATTCCCAAGGATGCCTGGGTGACCTCGCTGAGCGTGCCCGAGCCCTCCTCTCTCAACATCGAAGGGATGGCCATGACCTACTACGCCGTGGCGCAGTTGATGGACAACCTGGGCACCGGGCGGCTCTTCCGCGAGGTGGACCTTACGGTTGTTCAGCTCGAGCGAATTGGGACCAGGGATGTCGTGCGGTTCCAGGTGACCGCACGCATTGACCGGCCCCAGGCAACCGGAGGTGACCGCCCGTGA
- a CDS encoding GGDEF domain-containing protein, whose translation MARHLSSLLDSEQDRIAVAWASALSRMRPSAYVCRPLEELRRLGRAYLAELVAYLDSDDPVRLREFVHREAALRFSMGFGAAEVVQGFVVFREITRELCEQLVAGGEDRLVLFRSLTEATDFTVVEFVTFFNHLSEERTAAQQKEMQNLQRALVDEAVQDEVTDFFTGRYFDEHLAVEVKRAARYHRAFSLVVLDIDDFAGLRDRYGAVGADATLRSAADALRALTRDVDIKARTDEAEFSIAMPETPLEPATAVAERLRLAVGKLPVPQDAPVADWRSLSASVGVGSHPEHGSTARELLLSVRQARDRARMLGGDVTLRAESPAQQGARVH comes from the coding sequence GTGGCGCGGCACCTGTCCAGCCTGCTCGACAGCGAGCAGGACCGCATTGCCGTCGCATGGGCCTCGGCGCTCTCCCGCATGCGTCCGTCGGCCTACGTCTGCCGGCCCCTGGAGGAGTTGCGCCGGTTGGGCCGTGCCTACCTGGCCGAGCTGGTCGCCTATCTTGACTCAGATGATCCCGTCCGGCTGCGCGAGTTCGTGCACCGGGAGGCCGCCTTGCGCTTCAGCATGGGCTTCGGCGCCGCGGAGGTGGTCCAGGGGTTTGTGGTCTTTCGCGAGATCACCCGGGAGCTGTGCGAGCAGCTCGTGGCCGGCGGTGAGGACCGGCTCGTTCTATTCCGGAGTCTGACCGAGGCCACCGATTTCACGGTCGTGGAGTTCGTCACGTTCTTCAACCACCTGTCCGAGGAGCGGACCGCGGCCCAGCAGAAGGAGATGCAGAACCTGCAACGAGCGCTCGTGGACGAGGCGGTGCAGGACGAGGTGACCGACTTCTTCACCGGCCGGTACTTTGACGAGCACCTGGCAGTAGAGGTGAAGAGGGCGGCCAGGTATCACAGGGCGTTCTCACTGGTCGTGCTGGACATTGACGACTTCGCCGGGCTGCGCGATCGCTACGGCGCCGTGGGAGCCGACGCGACGCTGAGATCGGCCGCTGACGCGCTTCGGGCGCTGACCCGCGACGTGGACATCAAGGCGCGAACGGATGAGGCCGAGTTCAGCATAGCGATGCCGGAGACGCCGCTGGAGCCGGCCACCGCGGTGGCCGAGCGCCTTCGGCTGGCGGTGGGCAAGCTACCCGTGCCACAGGATGCCCCGGTGGCCGACTGGCGGTCGCTGAGCGCGTCGGTCGGCGTAGGCAGTCACCCGGAGCACGGCAGCACCGCCCGAGAACTGCTACTGTCCGTGCGGCAGGCCCGCGACCGGGCCCGGATGCTCGGGGGCGACGTTACACTGCGTGCCGAGAGTCCGGCACAGCAAGGGGCCAGGGTGCACTGA